One genomic region from Lycorma delicatula isolate Av1 chromosome 9, ASM4794821v1, whole genome shotgun sequence encodes:
- the LOC142330457 gene encoding uncharacterized protein LOC142330457 has protein sequence MALPVRTCFNVLTLRQGTILIAIVELFLSTFLLFLLLLCSADAQEMAAVLEADIEDSAQREGIALSDDTSLIEIAPIGGHSQNKIRLHKAQHLALVVIICLYIGVIIATVHLVSGVLLLYGTIMRFRQLMLPWVMIELIGIVLLCTAMFVFMFLAHSYVSLIIFAIGSLIIVICFYNWMVVYSHYIELCELEETTCNVSHHTLKHSYIRFNENAYNL, from the exons ATGGCATTACCAGTGCGGACGTGTTTCAATGTATTAACATTAAGACAAGGAACAATTCTAATAGCAATTGTAGAACTG TTTTTgtcaacatttttgttatttcttctgcTGCTATGTAGTGCTGATGCACAAGAGATGGCTGCTGTTTTGGAAGCAGATATAGAAGATAGTGCACAAAGGGAAGGTATAGCATTGTCAGATGATACTTCATTGATTGAAATTGCTCCAATTGGTGGACACAGTCAGAATAAAATACGTCTTCATAAAGCACAACATCTTGCACTTG ttgttataatttgtttgtaCATTGGTGTAATAATAGCTACAGTCCATTTGGTTTCTGGAGTACTTCTTTTGTACGGAACTATTATG aggttccGTCAGTTGATGCTTCCATGGGTAATGATTGAATTGATTGGAATTGTGCTGTTATGTACAGCTAtgtttgttttcatgtttttagCACACAGTTATGTTTCACTCATAATATTTGCAATTGGAAGCCTTATAATTG tgatTTGCTTCTATAATTGGATGGTAGTATATAGCCATTACATAGAGCTATGCGAGTTGGAAGAAACAACGTGTAATGTGAGTCATCATACATTGAAACACAGCTAtatcagatttaatgaaaatgcatacaacctttaa